The genomic region CAGAAAAGACAGCGAACCGAGAACAAGCGGAAATGGTCTGTAACTGATATCGCCTCTATTACTCATACTTCAGGTCACTACCGGGTGCTGCTATGTCGCGCGTCATCACACGGCCATAAAGAATAGCCAAGAGAGGTGTGGATGTCAACATTGTGTTGCGAATGCAATGTGAATGAACGTAACCGCTCTTTTCTGTTAATTGGCCGAAATGGTGACATCCTCGGGTTTTATCCGCGTCTCGTCAGCAAGGCCATTCTTACGAAGATAGTGGTCAACAGAAGCCCTCACAAATTCTCTAAATAGAGGGTGGGGGCGTGTCGGACGAGATTTGAGCTCGGGATGAAACTGCACACCCACAAACCATGGATGATTTGCAACTTCGATAATCTCTACAAGACGATTGTCCGGCGATGTACCTGCTACGACAAGCCCTTTTTCAATGAGCATATCGCGGTAGACATTGTTCAATTCATAGCGATGGCGGTGGCGCTCTGAAATCTCCGATAGTTTATAGGCTTCCTGAGATTTGGTGTTATCGCGGATGATACATGGGTAGGCGCCAAGACGCATCGTTCCGCCCAACTCTGTCACGCCTTCCTGGTCGGCCATGAGGTGAATGACCGGATGTTTCATATCGCGGTAAAATTCGTATGAATGCGCGTCTTCGAGTCCGCAGACATTGCGCGCAAACTCAATAACGGCACACTGCATACCAAGGCAGATTCCAAAAAATGGAATATTTCTCTCCCGCACATAACGAATGGCCTCGATCTTTCCTTCGACCCCTCGTTCGCCAAACCCGCCGGGAATAAGCAGACCGTCGATATCGGTCAGCATCGCCTCGGCGCCGCGCTGCTTTATGTCCTCTGAGGATACCCACTGAAGTGAGACTTCGGCGTCGCTTGTCACTCCGGCATGGATAAAGGCTTCAATAATCGATTTGTAGGCATCTTTGAGGTTAACATATTTGCCGCAGATCGCGATTTTGACCTTCCGCTTAGGAGATTTTATTTTTTCGACCATCTCGATCCAGTCACTGACATCCGGCTCGGGCAAATGCCAATTGAAATGTTCGCAGACAATTTGATCAAGTTGCTGCTCATGAAATTTGAGCGGCACCTCATATATAGTAGGAACATCCTCGGCGGTAATTACCGATCGGGTTGGGACCGAACAAAAAAGCGATATTTTTTGTCGAATAGAATCGCTGATTGGCTTTGCAACACGGCACAGCAGCATGTGGGGCTGGATGCCGATCTCACGTAAATCTTTAACCGAGTGCTGGGTCGGCTTGGTCTTGAACTCTCCGGCTGAATCAACATAGGGCACAAGAGTCAGGTGAATGTACATGACATTCTGAACCCCTTCCTCAAGGCCTATTTGACGAATAGCCTCAAGAAACGGCAGTGATTCGATATCGCCGACTGTGCCGCCAATCTCGGTGATAATAACATCGGGTTTGACGGTCGATTTGATAGGATTGCGAATTCGGGATTTTATTTCTTCTGTGACATGGGGGATAACCTGAACGGTCGCGCCTAAATAATCTCCACGTCGTTCGCGGGTAATAACGGTATTGTAGATTTGACCTGTGGTGACATTATTCCCTTTTTCGAGGGACTGATCAAGAAAACGCTCGTAATGACCGAGATCGAGGTCGGTCTCCGAGCCGT from Candidatus Zixiibacteriota bacterium harbors:
- a CDS encoding CTP synthase: MSEPTKTKYIFVTGGVVSSLGKGIAAASLGLLLQKRGLSVQNLKLDPYLNVDPGTMNPFQHGEVFVLDDGSETDLDLGHYERFLDQSLEKGNNVTTGQIYNTVITRERRGDYLGATVQVIPHVTEEIKSRIRNPIKSTVKPDVIITEIGGTVGDIESLPFLEAIRQIGLEEGVQNVMYIHLTLVPYVDSAGEFKTKPTQHSVKDLREIGIQPHMLLCRVAKPISDSIRQKISLFCSVPTRSVITAEDVPTIYEVPLKFHEQQLDQIVCEHFNWHLPEPDVSDWIEMVEKIKSPKRKVKIAICGKYVNLKDAYKSIIEAFIHAGVTSDAEVSLQWVSSEDIKQRGAEAMLTDIDGLLIPGGFGERGVEGKIEAIRYVRERNIPFFGICLGMQCAVIEFARNVCGLEDAHSYEFYRDMKHPVIHLMADQEGVTELGGTMRLGAYPCIIRDNTKSQEAYKLSEISERHRHRYELNNVYRDMLIEKGLVVAGTSPDNRLVEIIEVANHPWFVGVQFHPELKSRPTRPHPLFREFVRASVDHYLRKNGLADETRIKPEDVTISAN